The nucleotide sequence GATCGCCGCGGTTACTTCACCGACATTACGCTCGAGCCGGGCCGGTACATCGTCATGGCGCGCGTACCCGGTAAGGTCGAGGGATGCGCGGTCGACGACGTGCAGATGGGTGAAACCGCTCGCGTGAAGCTCGAGATCGGCCGCGACCAGATCGTGTGCTCGGGCCCGCGCGTCCATCCGACGCTCATCGACCCGAACCTCACCGCCGACCTGTATCGAATCTAGACGCTAAACCGGTGGGGCCTGAACGTTATGCGCGAAGGCCTCTAGGCGTGCGCGGTCGATCGCTTTGACGCGTCCGCGATCGAGTTCGACCGCGCCAGCGTTCTTCAATCGCAGCAGCGCGCGCGCCGCCATATCGCGGACGGTGCCCGCGGCGGCTGCGATTTGCGCTTGCGACAGGTTCTCGACACCCGGGAGTCCGCGCGTCATGCCGACCGACGCGCGCGCGTAGCCGAGCAAGAACTTCGCGACGCGCTGCAGCACGTGCGCGAATGCAAGATCCGCGATCGTGTCGATCGAACGGCGACGCGCCTGCGACGACGCGATCAGGAATCCCAGCGCGAGCTCGGCGTCGTTGCGCGCGGCGTGAATGACCGCCTCGCTGGGCAGCGTGACGACCGTCGCGTCGGTCAGCGCTTCGGCACGCGTGGTCGCGCCGCCGCCGTCGAAGGTGCCGCTCTCGTTGAGCGTGTCGTGCGTCAGCCGCTCGCCGATGGTGTGCGTCTTGCCGTCGGGCGAGAGCAGCGTGTAGATGACCTTGCCCGTCTTGACGATGCCGAGATACGGCCACACTTCGCCTTCGTCGAAGATGGTGTCGCCCGACTTGTAGTTGCGCTCGCTCATCTGCCCGGCAAGCTCTTTGATCGTGTTCGCCCGTGCCGACGTGAACTGCGGTACGTTTGCCAGAAAGGTCTCGCCGTCGGCGTTTTCGTCGATCCGCTCGAGACGAATCGTCCAGCGATTACTGCCGAGGTTGCGCGCGTCCCAAGAGAAGCGTCCGGCGCGCAGCTGCGTCATCTCGTTGCGCAGCGCGCGAGGGTCGGTCTCCTCGTTGATTTCGAGGGCCGTCCCGATCTGGAGCTTGTCGAAGGACTCAACGATCTGATCGGTCTTGCTCGCCGGAGAGAGCGAGCGGGCGTCCAGGGTGAGGGCAGCGGGGCGGTTCATGGGCATAGCCCGGCCGATTTAAGCGGGGCCAGGCACGGTGCCTGCCCCGGCCGAATAGGGAGGCCCGCTATGAGTACGCCAATCAACGATAGCGACGTCGTCATCGTCGCCGGTGCCCGCACGCCCTTCGGCAATCTGATGGGCACCCTCTCCGAGCTTACGGCCACCGACCTGGCCGTGGCCGCGGCCGAA is from Candidatus Baltobacteraceae bacterium and encodes:
- a CDS encoding carboxypeptidase-like regulatory domain-containing protein, with amino-acid sequence MRQFATLLTLMTLLVAPALADTTTNGGLQGQVVDLSTGKPIAHATIVYYKTPYLDNGPNRIMTIKTDRRGYFTDITLEPGRYIVMARVPGKVEGCAVDDVQMGETARVKLEIGRDQIVCSGPRVHPTLIDPNLTADLYRI
- a CDS encoding DUF2249 domain-containing protein, translated to MPMNRPAALTLDARSLSPASKTDQIVESFDKLQIGTALEINEETDPRALRNEMTQLRAGRFSWDARNLGSNRWTIRLERIDENADGETFLANVPQFTSARANTIKELAGQMSERNYKSGDTIFDEGEVWPYLGIVKTGKVIYTLLSPDGKTHTIGERLTHDTLNESGTFDGGGATTRAEALTDATVVTLPSEAVIHAARNDAELALGFLIASSQARRRSIDTIADLAFAHVLQRVAKFLLGYARASVGMTRGLPGVENLSQAQIAAAAGTVRDMAARALLRLKNAGAVELDRGRVKAIDRARLEAFAHNVQAPPV